A single Pseudodesulfovibrio aespoeensis Aspo-2 DNA region contains:
- a CDS encoding chaperone modulator CbpM, giving the protein MTTKRLEQIMMRLPGLNLPERSEYVAWAQLVELTSIEPAQVAELVDLGWITPARTGASEYLFRLRDVYRIHKLMRLVKDLDISFGGGSIIVDLLERIEELEKEIVELRRLV; this is encoded by the coding sequence ATGACGACCAAACGACTTGAACAGATCATGATGCGGCTGCCCGGCCTGAACCTGCCCGAGCGCAGCGAATATGTTGCCTGGGCGCAGCTTGTGGAGCTGACCAGCATCGAGCCCGCCCAGGTGGCCGAGCTGGTGGACCTCGGCTGGATCACTCCGGCCCGGACAGGGGCGTCGGAATACCTGTTCCGGCTGCGCGATGTCTACCGCATCCACAAGCTCATGCGGCTGGTCAAGGATCTTGATATCTCGTTTGGCGGCGGGTCCATCATCGTGGACCTGCTTGAGCGCATCGAGGAGCTGGAAAAGGAAATAGTGGAACTCAGAAGGCTCGTTTGA
- a CDS encoding DnaJ C-terminal domain-containing protein has product MEYKDYYKLLGVSRSASKDEIGKAFKKLARKYHPDLNPSDPKAEGKFKEINEAYEVLKDEKKRKLYDQFGADWEHGQNFQPPPGYENAGYGGGFSQGGFSDFFETIFGGSGGGGGGSFRGGFSQGGYGGQSYQPRPRRGSDSEAVYELTLDEAYRGGSKSITLQEQVAGPDGIPRMSTKTLDVKVPAGVKDGQKIRLAGQGNPGMNGGPRGDLYLRIKLLPHHLYKVTDNDVILDLPLAPWEAVLGATVRIPTLDGAVEMKIPPGIGSGKKLRIKGRGLGSGARRGDQFVRLMIQSPDRLSSEERRLWEELQEASSFTPRDF; this is encoded by the coding sequence ATGGAATACAAAGACTACTACAAACTGCTTGGCGTGTCCCGGTCCGCGTCCAAGGACGAGATCGGCAAGGCCTTCAAGAAGCTGGCCCGCAAGTACCACCCCGATCTCAACCCCAGCGACCCCAAGGCCGAGGGCAAGTTCAAGGAAATCAACGAGGCCTACGAGGTGCTCAAGGACGAGAAGAAGCGCAAGCTCTACGACCAGTTCGGAGCCGACTGGGAGCATGGGCAGAATTTCCAGCCCCCGCCGGGCTATGAGAATGCCGGGTATGGAGGCGGTTTTTCCCAAGGCGGCTTCTCGGACTTTTTCGAGACAATTTTCGGGGGCAGCGGCGGTGGCGGTGGCGGCAGCTTTCGCGGCGGTTTCTCCCAGGGCGGATATGGAGGCCAGAGCTATCAGCCCCGGCCCCGGCGCGGTTCGGATTCCGAGGCCGTGTATGAACTGACCCTGGACGAGGCGTACCGCGGCGGCTCCAAGTCCATCACCCTGCAAGAGCAGGTGGCCGGGCCGGACGGCATCCCGCGCATGTCCACCAAGACCCTGGACGTCAAGGTGCCCGCCGGGGTCAAGGACGGCCAGAAGATCCGGCTGGCCGGGCAGGGCAACCCTGGCATGAACGGCGGCCCCAGGGGCGACCTCTATCTGCGCATCAAGCTGTTGCCGCATCACCTTTACAAGGTCACGGACAACGATGTCATCCTCGACCTGCCGCTGGCCCCATGGGAGGCCGTGCTGGGTGCCACAGTGCGCATCCCGACCCTGGACGGCGCGGTGGAGATGAAGATACCGCCGGGCATCGGCTCGGGCAAGAAGCTGCGCATCAAGGGGCGCGGCCTGGGCAGCGGCGCGCGGCGCGGCGACCAGTTCGTGCGCCTCATGATCCAGTCGCCCGACAGGCTTTCGAGCGAGGAGCGGCGGCTGTGGGAAGAGTTGCAGGAAGCCTCCTCATTCACGCCAAGAGACTTTTAG
- a CDS encoding BON domain-containing protein, whose protein sequence is MNHASKTIACLGLLVLALACVAWTPWGAIYDSARDERSVGDQATDKKISLTIKGALADRDAKMALKIHVYCFLRHVYLVGAIDDRDFQDFAVDTAKKTDGVTQVYTHLVGETDTLTDDLTIAAKVRAALIAEENLSSTQVETEVMNGEVVMVGMVRSEDDAQLAVRIAQGVDGVRKVTSYLIPPK, encoded by the coding sequence ATGAATCACGCCTCAAAAACCATTGCCTGCCTCGGACTCCTCGTCCTGGCCCTGGCCTGTGTCGCCTGGACCCCGTGGGGGGCCATATACGACAGCGCACGCGACGAACGCAGCGTGGGCGACCAGGCGACGGACAAGAAGATATCCCTGACCATCAAGGGCGCCCTGGCTGATCGCGACGCGAAGATGGCCCTCAAGATACACGTCTATTGCTTCCTGCGCCACGTATACCTTGTCGGGGCCATTGACGACAGGGATTTTCAGGACTTTGCCGTGGACACTGCCAAGAAGACCGACGGCGTCACCCAGGTCTACACCCATCTGGTCGGGGAGACCGATACCCTGACCGATGACCTGACCATAGCGGCCAAGGTCCGTGCGGCCCTCATTGCCGAGGAAAACCTGAGCTCCACCCAAGTGGAGACCGAGGTCATGAACGGCGAGGTGGTCATGGTCGGCATGGTGCGCAGCGAGGACGATGCCCAACTGGCGGTCAGGATCGCCCAGGGCGTGGATGGTGTGCGCAAGGTGACCTCGTACCTGATACCGCCGAAGTAG
- a CDS encoding alkaline phosphatase family protein produces the protein MPNTCVMILLDGLGDRAHAELGHRTPLQAAETPTLDRLAAMGSVGLYHAGKLGRPMPSENAHFAMFGSPSSEFPGRGPLEAMGAGVELGDDAIAMLAHFTCVLKSLENHLIVKYDRICGTPDEINAYHEAVANYSKNGIAIDLHRTGGMSSVLTMRGDVSPCITDSNPMADGRFVSAVRPMASHADDPAAVRTAETLTEYLRWAYKRLCEVPQNRLRVRQTLPPINGLVTQRAGRLTRRVSLRDRYGLCGLSMASGFMYKGLAAFLGMEFRRMRDSRDPARDMAERVAIAAENINRYDFIHIHHKAADRAAHTKSPRGKAKAIEALDRGLGEAIGPLLDNEDVLLVVTSDHSTPSCGPLIHSGEPVPVLFAGSGVRRDAVAVFDEVSVGGGALGLMRGDEMMHMILNYLDRARMEGTHDSPKAQEFWPGDYDPFLVGPQTD, from the coding sequence GTGCCCAACACCTGTGTCATGATCCTGCTCGACGGCCTGGGCGACCGGGCCCATGCCGAACTCGGCCACCGGACCCCGCTGCAAGCCGCCGAAACCCCGACCCTGGACCGCCTCGCCGCCATGGGCAGTGTGGGACTCTACCACGCTGGCAAGCTTGGCCGCCCCATGCCCAGCGAAAACGCCCACTTCGCCATGTTCGGCTCGCCAAGCTCCGAGTTTCCCGGGCGCGGCCCGCTGGAGGCCATGGGAGCCGGGGTGGAGCTGGGGGACGACGCCATTGCCATGCTCGCCCACTTCACCTGCGTGCTCAAGTCGCTGGAGAATCATCTCATCGTCAAGTACGACCGCATCTGCGGAACGCCCGACGAGATCAACGCCTATCACGAGGCTGTGGCCAATTATTCGAAAAACGGCATTGCCATAGATCTGCACCGCACCGGCGGCATGTCCAGCGTCCTGACCATGCGCGGCGATGTTTCGCCCTGCATCACGGACTCGAATCCCATGGCCGATGGCCGGTTCGTCTCGGCGGTCAGACCCATGGCCTCCCACGCCGACGACCCCGCCGCCGTGCGCACCGCCGAGACCCTGACCGAATACCTGCGCTGGGCCTACAAGCGGCTGTGCGAGGTGCCGCAAAACAGGCTGCGCGTGCGCCAGACCCTGCCGCCCATCAACGGGCTGGTCACCCAGCGGGCGGGCAGACTGACCCGCCGCGTATCCCTGCGCGACCGCTATGGCCTGTGCGGCCTGTCCATGGCCAGCGGGTTCATGTACAAGGGGTTGGCCGCGTTCCTGGGCATGGAGTTCCGCAGGATGCGCGACAGCCGTGATCCGGCCCGCGATATGGCCGAGCGCGTTGCCATCGCCGCCGAAAACATCAACCGGTACGATTTCATCCACATCCACCACAAGGCAGCGGACAGGGCCGCCCACACCAAGAGCCCCAGAGGCAAGGCCAAGGCCATCGAGGCCCTGGACCGGGGATTGGGCGAGGCCATCGGCCCGCTGCTCGACAACGAGGACGTGCTGCTGGTGGTCACCTCCGACCACTCCACTCCCAGCTGCGGCCCGCTCATCCACTCCGGAGAGCCGGTGCCGGTCCTGTTCGCGGGCAGCGGCGTGCGCCGGGACGCGGTGGCCGTCTTCGACGAGGTGTCCGTGGGCGGCGGCGCGCTGGGTCTCATGCGCGGAGACGAGATGATGCACATGATCCTCA